Within the Emticicia oligotrophica DSM 17448 genome, the region CTTTGTTCTACACGCGTATTTTCAATGCTATATTTAACATTTTTGATAGGTGTAAAAATAGAATCTATAGAAATGAATCCAATCGGAAGGTCATTTTGCTTTTGCTCATCAGCAGCTACATAACCACGACCTTTATCTACGATAAGCTCGATTTCTAATTCCTTTTGGTCATCCATACGAGCGATAACCAAGTCAGGATTTAAAATTTGGAAACTTTGAGTAAATTTTCCGAGGTCTCCAGCTGTAACAACAGCTTGGTTTTTGATTCTAACCGTAAATTTGTTATCTACATAGTCAGAAACTTTTTTGAAACGAACCATTTTAAGGTTTAAGATGATTTCTGTTACATCATCTACAACTCCTTCAATGCTCGAAAATTCGTGTAATACCCCCGGGAATCTTACAGAAGTAATTGCGTAACCCTCTAATGAAGATAACAAAATACGACGAAGTGCGTTTCCGATGGTCACACCATACCCTCTTTCGAGTGGTTTAAACTCGAAAAAGCCATGGAAGTCGTCAGCCTTTTCCATGACGACCTTGTCAGGCATTTGAAATGCTAATATTGACATACGTATGCAGTGTGTTTGTTTTCGTTAACTGAAAGGTGGATAGCTACCCCACCAATAAAAAACGTAGCTGTGCCACTACTGTTTTTGACAGTAATGGCACAACCACTATACAAATATTATTTGTTATACAACTCGACGATAGCCTGCTCGTTGAAGTTTTC harbors:
- a CDS encoding DNA-directed RNA polymerase subunit alpha; amino-acid sequence: MSILAFQMPDKVVMEKADDFHGFFEFKPLERGYGVTIGNALRRILLSSLEGYAITSVRFPGVLHEFSSIEGVVDDVTEIILNLKMVRFKKVSDYVDNKFTVRIKNQAVVTAGDLGKFTQSFQILNPDLVIARMDDQKELEIELIVDKGRGYVAADEQKQNDLPIGFISIDSIFTPIKNVKYSIENTRVEQRTDYEKLLLEIKTDGSIHPERALQEAAHILIQHFLKFTDENMVFDTKKDDEDNIVDEEFLHMRKLLKTSLQDLDLSVRAYNCLKSADIRTLGDLARLEVADMMKFRNFGKKSLTELEQLVADKGLHFGMDVTKYKLDED